The genomic interval ATCGCCGAATATTTCTAGTTTTCGCACCTTTCCCAATAAAGAAAAAATAACTCTTGGAATAAGATGTGTTTCCGGATCATGATCTTCACCGATATCTCCTGCTTTATCAGCACCAGCTGCATTAAAATATCTTAAACAGACACTTTTAAGATTATAAGCTTTATCATAATTATCTAATATCTGTTCAATTATCAGTTTTGTACAACCATATGGATTAGTAGGTTTTTTAATATCATCTTCTTGAATAGGAGTTTTTATTAGATTACCATATACGGCGGCGCTTGAGGAAAAAACTAAATTAAATACTTTGTTCTGTATCATTGAATCGAAAAGATTAATACTGCCAACAACATTATTCCAGTAGAATTTACTAGGGTTTACCACTGATTCACCAACTTCAATAGACCCGGCAAAATGGACGACTGCGTCTATCTTTCTTTTTTTAAATAATCTATCAAGAAACACTTTATTTAATAAATCACCTTTAACAAATTCTATCCCCTTAATTGATTTTTTATGCCCCTTAGACAAATTATCTAGTACTAGAGGATTAAATTTTTGCTT from bacterium CG_4_10_14_0_2_um_filter_33_32 carries:
- the galE gene encoding UDP-glucose 4-epimerase GalE; the protein is MKNILITGGAGYIGSHTVRELKKQKFNPLVLDNLSKGHKKSIKGIEFVKGDLLNKVFLDRLFKKRKIDAVVHFAGSIEVGESVVNPSKFYWNNVVGSINLFDSMIQNKVFNLVFSSSAAVYGNLIKTPIQEDDIKKPTNPYGCTKLIIEQILDNYDKAYNLKSVCLRYFNAAGADKAGDIGEDHDPETHLIPRVIFSLLGKVRKLEIFGDDYKTKDGTCVRDYIHVADLARAHVLALNFLKKEKKSDRFNLGTEKGFSNKQVLEAVEKVTGQKVNYKISKRREGDPAILVASNKKAKKILNWNLTESSLENIIKSAWSWHKNNPKGFGEK